In Zerene cesonia ecotype Mississippi chromosome 17, Zerene_cesonia_1.1, whole genome shotgun sequence, a single genomic region encodes these proteins:
- the LOC119833694 gene encoding SH3 and multiple ankyrin repeat domains protein 1 isoform X5, producing the protein MEGECTEEGWLLVRVHVPELNVQKSLQFSRDQLVWDVKQQCLAALPKVATWYRELKESFNYGLFCPPVNGKAGKFLDEERRLGDYPFNGPVGYLELKYKRRVYKMLKLDEKTLKALHSRANLRRFLEHVQHGQIDKITKACAKGLDPNFHCQETGETPLSIAAGLKTPAKILIALVNGGALLDYRTKDGSTAMHRAVEKNSLEAVKTLLELGASPNYKDGKGLTPLYLSVTNKTDPLLCETLLHDHATIGATDLQGWQEVHQACRNGLVQHLDHLLFYGADMNSRNASGNTPLHVCAVNAQDSCARQLLFRGCDKESLNFANQTPYQVAVIAGNLELAEVIKNYKTEEVDKSLGDTSDIISDSSGVGTSNSDTTTCSLQPPATLVCLQPYEPAAPGHVRLSQGDIIEVTGSTDEGYLEGRVRGSGASGLFPAHCVQEVRLRHNAHLHQVVAPGTMHHSRVSGRREVGLSKTYSATAPRVKKTFGNMETRTVVLHRARRGFGFVLRGAKASSPLMELRPSERCPALQYLDDVDAGGVADRAGLRKGDFLIAINGEDVSGASHEHVVELIRSSGALVSMTVVSLHTHAGNGEMTNTCTVPTSKSQGQLSTSGRPYAATLPRKAAGGRSPAPAPPRRDPRTTLSVGRARAKSMVAGLENGGEKEETCEPLGVAGKSSSAESVQLHPGSNNGTPCLGTPVAPRTASIRQRPASSRITAAELEELFQRQADADASGGSGGMMTRSAFQEGGSSPAASPARLATRVYASVADMKRARAKMWSKSASNSTGEGAAEGGGGAGGGASGGAGGGALRREFHSTPDLAAALAAAPARTRSSLDLHHEGAVPPPPPPAGPAPQPQSAGAVTSTFRPAAPAKLYAAPQDLAPVAYRHPEQSVRGRGWSRTLSADSSHQYAQPIAIHKTFARQNSTPAPPIPEPDYSMSESDEDEHKNKIELTAVAETSANSNTSGSSSSSGTMQHSFSVDEIQKIRTRLKSSKSCGDELGGERDDGDNSSSGVSSDQEAQARPARRDKVSFCSSVTVKSSNDVISTEPVHSSSESLAPPPMQRHNSLTRKRAAAAVLRGAARGRSAAERLGVDVARAPGRRRAAVSLADLPPPPEEPAPAPASASAPAAAPDAALPLLAPPPQFSDRVRVVAALPKLAPLSPLAPVSPLSRPAPL; encoded by the exons GAATTAAAAGAAAGCTTCAACTATGGCCTATTCTGTCCGCCGGTCAATGGGAAAGCCGGGAAGTTCTTGGACGAGGAGAGGAGACTCGGCGACTACCCCTTCAACGGCCCTGTTGGCTATCTTGAG TTAAAATACAAACGACGAGTATACAAGATGCTGAAACTAGACGAGAAGACACTGAAAGCGCTACATTCCCGAGCGAACCTGCGGCGGTTTCTGGAACACGTGCAACACGGACAGATCGACAAAATTACCAAAGCGTGCGCTAAGGGACTCGACCCTAACTTCCATTGCCAAGAAACTGGAG AAACGCCTCTATCAATAGCGGCCGGCCTAAAAACACCCGCCAAAATCCTAATAGCACTCGTCAATGGCGGTGCTCTCCTCGACTACCGGACTAAAGATGGCAGCACCGCCATGCACCGAGCCGTTGAAAAGAATTCTCTAGAAGCTGTCAAAACGCTACTGGAACTTGGCGCATCGCCAAATTACAAGGATGGCAAGGGACTCACACCCTTATATCTGTCTGTGACGAATAAAACCGATCCATTATTGTGTGAGACGTTACTACATGATCATGCCACTATCGGGGCTACTGATTTACAAGGATGGCAAGAAGTTCATCag GCATGTCGCAATGGCCTGGTTCAACATCTAGACCACCTCCTCTTCTATGGGGCTGACATGAACAGCCGCAATGCGTCAGGCAACACGCCGCTCCACGTTTGCGCAGTCAACGCGCAGGACTCTTGCGCAAGACAATTGTTGTTCAGGGGCTGCGATAAGGAGTCCTTGAATTTCGCCAATCAGACTCCCTATCAG GTTGCGGTAATAGCAGGAAACTTAGAATTAGCTGAAGTTATAAAGAATTACAAAACCGAAGAAGTTG ATAAGAGCCTGGGCGACACTAGCGACATCATCTCGGACTCGAGCGGCGTGGGCACGAGCAACTCAGACACGACGACGTGCTCGCTGCAGCCGCCGGCCACGCTGGTGTGCCTGCAGCCCTACGAGCCCGCCGCGCCCGGACACGTGCGCCTCTCGCAGGGGGACATTATTGAAG TAACGGGGTCGACAGACGAGGGCTACCTGGAGGGGCGCGTGCGCGGCTCGGGCGCCAGCGGGCTGTTCCCCGCGCACTGCGTGCAGGAGGTGCGCCTGCGCCACAACGCGCATCTGCATCAG GTGGTTGCGCCAGGAACAATGCACCACTCGCGGGTGAGCGGCCGCCGGGAAGTCGGCCTCAGTAAAACTTACAGCGCCACCGCTCCGAGGGTTAAGAAAAC GTTCGGCAACATGGAGACGCGCACGGTGGTGCTGCACCGCGCGCGGCGCGGCTTCGGGTTCGTGCTGCGCGGCGCCAAGGCGTCCTCGCCGCTGATGGAGCTGCGCCCGTCCGAGCGCTGCCCCGCGCTGCAGTACCTGGACGACGTGGACGCGGGCGGCGTGGCCGACCGCGCCGGCCTTCGCAAGGGGGACTTTCTCATTGCG ataAACGGCGAGGACGTGTCAGGCGCGTCCCACGAGCACGTGGTCGAACTCATCCGCAGTTCGGGCGCGCTCGTCTCTATGACGGTCGTCTCGCTACATACTCACG CGGGTAACGGCGAGATGACCAATACATGCACAGTGCCGACCAGCAAGTCGCAGGGTCAACTGTCCACCAGCGGCCGGCCTTACGCCGCCACTCTACCGAGAAAAGCTGCTGGTG GTCGCAGCCCCGCGCCGGCGCCGCCGCGGCGCGACCCGCGCACCACCCTCAGCGTAGGCAGGGCTCGGGCCAAGTCTATGGTCGCTGGACTTG AAAATGGTGGTGAGAAAGAGGAAACATGCGAACCACTCGGTGTCGCTGgcaaatcatcatcagccgaATCTGTGCAATTACATCCCGGAAGTAATA ACGGCACACCATGTCTGGGCACGCCAGTGGCCCCTCGCACAGCGAGCATCCGGCAGCGGCCAGCGTCGTCTCGCATCACGGCGGCTGAACTGGAGGAGCTGTTCCAGCGACAGGCTGACGCTGACGCCTC CGGCGGCAGCGGCGGCATGATGACGCGCAGCGCCTTCCAGGAGGGCGGCTCGTCGCCCGCCGCCTCGCCCGCGCGCCTCGCCACGCGCGTCTACGCCTCCGTCGCCGACATGAAGCGCGCGCGCGCCAAG ATGTGGAGCAAGTCGGCGAGCAACAGCACGGGCGAGGGCGCGGCGGAGGGCGgcgggggcgcgggcgggggCGCGAgcgggggcgcgggcgggggCGCGCTGCGGCGCGAGTTCCACTCCACGCCCGACCTGGCGGCCGCGctcgccgccgcgcccgcgcgcaCGCGCTCCAGCCTCGACCTGCACCACG AGGGCGCAgtcccgccgccgccgccgcccgcggGCCCGGCGCCGCAGCCGCAGAGCGCCGGCGCGGTCACGTCCACGTTCCGGCCGGCCGCGCCCGCCAAGCTGTACGCCGCGCCGCAGGACCTCGCGCCCGTCGCCTACCGACACCCGGAG CAGAGCGTGCGCGGGCGCGGGTGGTCGCGCACGCTGTCGGCGGACAGCTCGCACCAGTACGCGCAGCCTATCGCCATACACAAGACATTTGCGAGACAg AATTCGACACCTGCGCCTCCTATCCCGGAGCCAGACTACAGCATGTCGGAGTCGGATGAAGatgaacataaaaacaaaatcgaaCTAACTGCCGTCGCGGAAACTAGCGCCAACAGCAACACTAG CGGCAGCAGCTCGAGCTCCGGCACGATGCAGCACTCGTTCTCGGTGGACGAGATCCAGAAGATCCGCACGCGGCTCAAGTCGTCCAAGTCGTGCGGCGACGAGCTCGGCGGCGAGCGGGACGACGGCGACAACTCGTCGTCCGGCGTGTCGTCCGACCAGGAGGCGCAGGCGCGGCCCGCGCGCCGCGACAAGGTGTCCTTCTGCAGCTCCGTCACCGTGAAGTCGTCCAACGACGTGATCAGCACCGAGCCCGTGCACAGCTCGTCCGAGAGCCTGGCGCCGCCGCCCATGCAGCGCCACAACTCGCTCACGCGCAAGCGCGCCGCGGCCGCCGTGCTGCGCGGCGCCGCGCGCGGCCGCTCCGCCGCCGAGCGCCTGGGCGTGGACGTGGCGCGCGCGCCcggccgccgccgcgccgccgtgTCGCTGGCCGACCTGCCGCCGCCGCCCGAGgagcccgcgcccgcgcccgcctcCGCctccgcgcccgccgccgcgcccgaCGCCGCGCTGCCGCTGCTGGCGCCGCCGCCGCAGTTCAGCGACCGCGTGCGCGTCGTCGCCGCGCTGCCCAAGCTGGCGCCGCTCTCCCCCCTCGCGCCCGTCTCCCCCCTCTCGCGCCCCGCCCCGCTCTAA
- the LOC119833694 gene encoding SH3 and multiple ankyrin repeat domains protein 3 isoform X3, which produces MEGECTEEGWLLVRVHVPELNVQKSLQFSRDQLVWDVKQQCLAALPKELKESFNYGLFCPPVNGKAGKFLDEERRLGDYPFNGPVGYLELKYKRRVYKMLKLDEKTLKALHSRANLRRFLEHVQHGQIDKITKACAKGLDPNFHCQETGETPLSIAAGLKTPAKILIALVNGGALLDYRTKDGSTAMHRAVEKNSLEAVKTLLELGASPNYKDGKGLTPLYLSVTNKTDPLLCETLLHDHATIGATDLQGWQEVHQACRNGLVQHLDHLLFYGADMNSRNASGNTPLHVCAVNAQDSCARQLLFRGCDKESLNFANQTPYQVAVIAGNLELAEVIKNYKTEEVVPFRGPPRYNPRRRSAWGWWAGDRSSLASSARLPPELDALLRRAPASPSPCSDRPFSSASSSLSDASHPSHEDDASIVTDKSLGDTSDIISDSSGVGTSNSDTTTCSLQPPATLVCLQPYEPAAPGHVRLSQGDIIEVTGSTDEGYLEGRVRGSGASGLFPAHCVQEVRLRHNAHLHQVVAPGTMHHSRVSGRREVGLSKTYSATAPRVKKTFGNMETRTVVLHRARRGFGFVLRGAKASSPLMELRPSERCPALQYLDDVDAGGVADRAGLRKGDFLIAINGEDVSGASHEHVVELIRSSGALVSMTVVSLHTHAGNGEMTNTCTVPTSKSQGQLSTSGRPYAATLPRKAAGGRSPAPAPPRRDPRTTLSVGRARAKSMVAGLENGGEKEETCEPLGVAGKSSSAESVQLHPGSNNGTPCLGTPVAPRTASIRQRPASSRITAAELEELFQRQADADASGGSGGMMTRSAFQEGGSSPAASPARLATRVYASVADMKRARAKMWSKSASNSTGEGAAEGGGGAGGGASGGAGGGALRREFHSTPDLAAALAAAPARTRSSLDLHHEGAVPPPPPPAGPAPQPQSAGAVTSTFRPAAPAKLYAAPQDLAPVAYRHPEQSVRGRGWSRTLSADSSHQYAQPIAIHKTFARQNSTPAPPIPEPDYSMSESDEDEHKNKIELTAVAETSANSNTSGSSSSSGTMQHSFSVDEIQKIRTRLKSSKSCGDELGGERDDGDNSSSGVSSDQEAQARPARRDKVSFCSSVTVKSSNDVISTEPVHSSSESLAPPPMQRHNSLTRKRAAAAVLRGAARGRSAAERLGVDVARAPGRRRAAVSLADLPPPPEEPAPAPASASAPAAAPDAALPLLAPPPQFSDRVRVVAALPKLAPLSPLAPVSPLSRPAPL; this is translated from the exons GAATTAAAAGAAAGCTTCAACTATGGCCTATTCTGTCCGCCGGTCAATGGGAAAGCCGGGAAGTTCTTGGACGAGGAGAGGAGACTCGGCGACTACCCCTTCAACGGCCCTGTTGGCTATCTTGAG TTAAAATACAAACGACGAGTATACAAGATGCTGAAACTAGACGAGAAGACACTGAAAGCGCTACATTCCCGAGCGAACCTGCGGCGGTTTCTGGAACACGTGCAACACGGACAGATCGACAAAATTACCAAAGCGTGCGCTAAGGGACTCGACCCTAACTTCCATTGCCAAGAAACTGGAG AAACGCCTCTATCAATAGCGGCCGGCCTAAAAACACCCGCCAAAATCCTAATAGCACTCGTCAATGGCGGTGCTCTCCTCGACTACCGGACTAAAGATGGCAGCACCGCCATGCACCGAGCCGTTGAAAAGAATTCTCTAGAAGCTGTCAAAACGCTACTGGAACTTGGCGCATCGCCAAATTACAAGGATGGCAAGGGACTCACACCCTTATATCTGTCTGTGACGAATAAAACCGATCCATTATTGTGTGAGACGTTACTACATGATCATGCCACTATCGGGGCTACTGATTTACAAGGATGGCAAGAAGTTCATCag GCATGTCGCAATGGCCTGGTTCAACATCTAGACCACCTCCTCTTCTATGGGGCTGACATGAACAGCCGCAATGCGTCAGGCAACACGCCGCTCCACGTTTGCGCAGTCAACGCGCAGGACTCTTGCGCAAGACAATTGTTGTTCAGGGGCTGCGATAAGGAGTCCTTGAATTTCGCCAATCAGACTCCCTATCAG GTTGCGGTAATAGCAGGAAACTTAGAATTAGCTGAAGTTATAAAGAATTACAAAACCGAAGAAGTTG TGCCGTTCCGCGGGCCGCCGCGTTACAACCCGCGGCGGCGCTCCGCGTGGGGCTGGTGGGCGGGCGACCGCTCCTCGCTGGCGTCCAGCGCGCGCCTGCCGCCCGAGCTGGACGCGCTGCTGCGGCGCGCGCCCGCCTCGCCCTCGCCCTGCAGCGACCGCCCCTTCTCCTCCGCCTCCTCCAGCCTCAGCGACGCCAGCCACCCCAGCCACGAGGACGACGCCAGCATCGTCACGG ATAAGAGCCTGGGCGACACTAGCGACATCATCTCGGACTCGAGCGGCGTGGGCACGAGCAACTCAGACACGACGACGTGCTCGCTGCAGCCGCCGGCCACGCTGGTGTGCCTGCAGCCCTACGAGCCCGCCGCGCCCGGACACGTGCGCCTCTCGCAGGGGGACATTATTGAAG TAACGGGGTCGACAGACGAGGGCTACCTGGAGGGGCGCGTGCGCGGCTCGGGCGCCAGCGGGCTGTTCCCCGCGCACTGCGTGCAGGAGGTGCGCCTGCGCCACAACGCGCATCTGCATCAG GTGGTTGCGCCAGGAACAATGCACCACTCGCGGGTGAGCGGCCGCCGGGAAGTCGGCCTCAGTAAAACTTACAGCGCCACCGCTCCGAGGGTTAAGAAAAC GTTCGGCAACATGGAGACGCGCACGGTGGTGCTGCACCGCGCGCGGCGCGGCTTCGGGTTCGTGCTGCGCGGCGCCAAGGCGTCCTCGCCGCTGATGGAGCTGCGCCCGTCCGAGCGCTGCCCCGCGCTGCAGTACCTGGACGACGTGGACGCGGGCGGCGTGGCCGACCGCGCCGGCCTTCGCAAGGGGGACTTTCTCATTGCG ataAACGGCGAGGACGTGTCAGGCGCGTCCCACGAGCACGTGGTCGAACTCATCCGCAGTTCGGGCGCGCTCGTCTCTATGACGGTCGTCTCGCTACATACTCACG CGGGTAACGGCGAGATGACCAATACATGCACAGTGCCGACCAGCAAGTCGCAGGGTCAACTGTCCACCAGCGGCCGGCCTTACGCCGCCACTCTACCGAGAAAAGCTGCTGGTG GTCGCAGCCCCGCGCCGGCGCCGCCGCGGCGCGACCCGCGCACCACCCTCAGCGTAGGCAGGGCTCGGGCCAAGTCTATGGTCGCTGGACTTG AAAATGGTGGTGAGAAAGAGGAAACATGCGAACCACTCGGTGTCGCTGgcaaatcatcatcagccgaATCTGTGCAATTACATCCCGGAAGTAATA ACGGCACACCATGTCTGGGCACGCCAGTGGCCCCTCGCACAGCGAGCATCCGGCAGCGGCCAGCGTCGTCTCGCATCACGGCGGCTGAACTGGAGGAGCTGTTCCAGCGACAGGCTGACGCTGACGCCTC CGGCGGCAGCGGCGGCATGATGACGCGCAGCGCCTTCCAGGAGGGCGGCTCGTCGCCCGCCGCCTCGCCCGCGCGCCTCGCCACGCGCGTCTACGCCTCCGTCGCCGACATGAAGCGCGCGCGCGCCAAG ATGTGGAGCAAGTCGGCGAGCAACAGCACGGGCGAGGGCGCGGCGGAGGGCGgcgggggcgcgggcgggggCGCGAgcgggggcgcgggcgggggCGCGCTGCGGCGCGAGTTCCACTCCACGCCCGACCTGGCGGCCGCGctcgccgccgcgcccgcgcgcaCGCGCTCCAGCCTCGACCTGCACCACG AGGGCGCAgtcccgccgccgccgccgcccgcggGCCCGGCGCCGCAGCCGCAGAGCGCCGGCGCGGTCACGTCCACGTTCCGGCCGGCCGCGCCCGCCAAGCTGTACGCCGCGCCGCAGGACCTCGCGCCCGTCGCCTACCGACACCCGGAG CAGAGCGTGCGCGGGCGCGGGTGGTCGCGCACGCTGTCGGCGGACAGCTCGCACCAGTACGCGCAGCCTATCGCCATACACAAGACATTTGCGAGACAg AATTCGACACCTGCGCCTCCTATCCCGGAGCCAGACTACAGCATGTCGGAGTCGGATGAAGatgaacataaaaacaaaatcgaaCTAACTGCCGTCGCGGAAACTAGCGCCAACAGCAACACTAG CGGCAGCAGCTCGAGCTCCGGCACGATGCAGCACTCGTTCTCGGTGGACGAGATCCAGAAGATCCGCACGCGGCTCAAGTCGTCCAAGTCGTGCGGCGACGAGCTCGGCGGCGAGCGGGACGACGGCGACAACTCGTCGTCCGGCGTGTCGTCCGACCAGGAGGCGCAGGCGCGGCCCGCGCGCCGCGACAAGGTGTCCTTCTGCAGCTCCGTCACCGTGAAGTCGTCCAACGACGTGATCAGCACCGAGCCCGTGCACAGCTCGTCCGAGAGCCTGGCGCCGCCGCCCATGCAGCGCCACAACTCGCTCACGCGCAAGCGCGCCGCGGCCGCCGTGCTGCGCGGCGCCGCGCGCGGCCGCTCCGCCGCCGAGCGCCTGGGCGTGGACGTGGCGCGCGCGCCcggccgccgccgcgccgccgtgTCGCTGGCCGACCTGCCGCCGCCGCCCGAGgagcccgcgcccgcgcccgcctcCGCctccgcgcccgccgccgcgcccgaCGCCGCGCTGCCGCTGCTGGCGCCGCCGCCGCAGTTCAGCGACCGCGTGCGCGTCGTCGCCGCGCTGCCCAAGCTGGCGCCGCTCTCCCCCCTCGCGCCCGTCTCCCCCCTCTCGCGCCCCGCCCCGCTCTAA
- the LOC119833694 gene encoding SH3 and multiple ankyrin repeat domains protein 3 isoform X2, which translates to MEGECTEEGWLLVRVHVPELNVQKSLQFSRDQLVWDVKQQCLAALPKVATWYRELKESFNYGLFCPPVNGKAGKFLDEERRLGDYPFNGPVGYLELKYKRRVYKMLKLDEKTLKALHSRANLRRFLEHVQHGQIDKITKACAKGLDPNFHCQETGETPLSIAAGLKTPAKILIALVNGGALLDYRTKDGSTAMHRAVEKNSLEAVKTLLELGASPNYKDGKGLTPLYLSVTNKTDPLLCETLLHDHATIGATDLQGWQEVHQACRNGLVQHLDHLLFYGADMNSRNASGNTPLHVCAVNAQDSCARQLLFRGCDKESLNFANQTPYQVAVIAGNLELAEVIKNYKTEEVVPFRGPPRYNPRRRSAWGWWAGDRSSLASSARLPPELDALLRRAPASPSPCSDRPFSSASSSLSDASHPSHEDDASIVTDKSLGDTSDIISDSSGVGTSNSDTTTCSLQPPATLVCLQPYEPAAPGHVRLSQGDIIEVTGSTDEGYLEGRVRGSGASGLFPAHCVQEVRLRHNAHLHQVVAPGTMHHSRVSGRREVGLSKTYSATAPRVKKTFGNMETRTVVLHRARRGFGFVLRGAKASSPLMELRPSERCPALQYLDDVDAGGVADRAGLRKGDFLIAINGEDVSGASHEHVVELIRSSGALVSMTVVSLHTHAGNGEMTNTCTVPTSKSQGQLSTSGRPYAATLPRKAAGGRSPAPAPPRRDPRTTLSVGRARAKSMVAGLENGGEKEETCEPLGVAGKSSSAESVQLHPGSNNGTPCLGTPVAPRTASIRQRPASSRITAAELEELFQRQADADASGGSGGMMTRSAFQEGGSSPAASPARLATRVYASVADMKRARAKMWSKSASNSTGEGAAEGGGGAGGGASGGAGGGALRREFHSTPDLAAALAAAPARTRSSLDLHHEGAVPPPPPPAGPAPQPQSAGAVTSTFRPAAPAKLYAAPQDLAPVAYRHPESVRGRGWSRTLSADSSHQYAQPIAIHKTFARQNSTPAPPIPEPDYSMSESDEDEHKNKIELTAVAETSANSNTSGSSSSSGTMQHSFSVDEIQKIRTRLKSSKSCGDELGGERDDGDNSSSGVSSDQEAQARPARRDKVSFCSSVTVKSSNDVISTEPVHSSSESLAPPPMQRHNSLTRKRAAAAVLRGAARGRSAAERLGVDVARAPGRRRAAVSLADLPPPPEEPAPAPASASAPAAAPDAALPLLAPPPQFSDRVRVVAALPKLAPLSPLAPVSPLSRPAPL; encoded by the exons GAATTAAAAGAAAGCTTCAACTATGGCCTATTCTGTCCGCCGGTCAATGGGAAAGCCGGGAAGTTCTTGGACGAGGAGAGGAGACTCGGCGACTACCCCTTCAACGGCCCTGTTGGCTATCTTGAG TTAAAATACAAACGACGAGTATACAAGATGCTGAAACTAGACGAGAAGACACTGAAAGCGCTACATTCCCGAGCGAACCTGCGGCGGTTTCTGGAACACGTGCAACACGGACAGATCGACAAAATTACCAAAGCGTGCGCTAAGGGACTCGACCCTAACTTCCATTGCCAAGAAACTGGAG AAACGCCTCTATCAATAGCGGCCGGCCTAAAAACACCCGCCAAAATCCTAATAGCACTCGTCAATGGCGGTGCTCTCCTCGACTACCGGACTAAAGATGGCAGCACCGCCATGCACCGAGCCGTTGAAAAGAATTCTCTAGAAGCTGTCAAAACGCTACTGGAACTTGGCGCATCGCCAAATTACAAGGATGGCAAGGGACTCACACCCTTATATCTGTCTGTGACGAATAAAACCGATCCATTATTGTGTGAGACGTTACTACATGATCATGCCACTATCGGGGCTACTGATTTACAAGGATGGCAAGAAGTTCATCag GCATGTCGCAATGGCCTGGTTCAACATCTAGACCACCTCCTCTTCTATGGGGCTGACATGAACAGCCGCAATGCGTCAGGCAACACGCCGCTCCACGTTTGCGCAGTCAACGCGCAGGACTCTTGCGCAAGACAATTGTTGTTCAGGGGCTGCGATAAGGAGTCCTTGAATTTCGCCAATCAGACTCCCTATCAG GTTGCGGTAATAGCAGGAAACTTAGAATTAGCTGAAGTTATAAAGAATTACAAAACCGAAGAAGTTG TGCCGTTCCGCGGGCCGCCGCGTTACAACCCGCGGCGGCGCTCCGCGTGGGGCTGGTGGGCGGGCGACCGCTCCTCGCTGGCGTCCAGCGCGCGCCTGCCGCCCGAGCTGGACGCGCTGCTGCGGCGCGCGCCCGCCTCGCCCTCGCCCTGCAGCGACCGCCCCTTCTCCTCCGCCTCCTCCAGCCTCAGCGACGCCAGCCACCCCAGCCACGAGGACGACGCCAGCATCGTCACGG ATAAGAGCCTGGGCGACACTAGCGACATCATCTCGGACTCGAGCGGCGTGGGCACGAGCAACTCAGACACGACGACGTGCTCGCTGCAGCCGCCGGCCACGCTGGTGTGCCTGCAGCCCTACGAGCCCGCCGCGCCCGGACACGTGCGCCTCTCGCAGGGGGACATTATTGAAG TAACGGGGTCGACAGACGAGGGCTACCTGGAGGGGCGCGTGCGCGGCTCGGGCGCCAGCGGGCTGTTCCCCGCGCACTGCGTGCAGGAGGTGCGCCTGCGCCACAACGCGCATCTGCATCAG GTGGTTGCGCCAGGAACAATGCACCACTCGCGGGTGAGCGGCCGCCGGGAAGTCGGCCTCAGTAAAACTTACAGCGCCACCGCTCCGAGGGTTAAGAAAAC GTTCGGCAACATGGAGACGCGCACGGTGGTGCTGCACCGCGCGCGGCGCGGCTTCGGGTTCGTGCTGCGCGGCGCCAAGGCGTCCTCGCCGCTGATGGAGCTGCGCCCGTCCGAGCGCTGCCCCGCGCTGCAGTACCTGGACGACGTGGACGCGGGCGGCGTGGCCGACCGCGCCGGCCTTCGCAAGGGGGACTTTCTCATTGCG ataAACGGCGAGGACGTGTCAGGCGCGTCCCACGAGCACGTGGTCGAACTCATCCGCAGTTCGGGCGCGCTCGTCTCTATGACGGTCGTCTCGCTACATACTCACG CGGGTAACGGCGAGATGACCAATACATGCACAGTGCCGACCAGCAAGTCGCAGGGTCAACTGTCCACCAGCGGCCGGCCTTACGCCGCCACTCTACCGAGAAAAGCTGCTGGTG GTCGCAGCCCCGCGCCGGCGCCGCCGCGGCGCGACCCGCGCACCACCCTCAGCGTAGGCAGGGCTCGGGCCAAGTCTATGGTCGCTGGACTTG AAAATGGTGGTGAGAAAGAGGAAACATGCGAACCACTCGGTGTCGCTGgcaaatcatcatcagccgaATCTGTGCAATTACATCCCGGAAGTAATA ACGGCACACCATGTCTGGGCACGCCAGTGGCCCCTCGCACAGCGAGCATCCGGCAGCGGCCAGCGTCGTCTCGCATCACGGCGGCTGAACTGGAGGAGCTGTTCCAGCGACAGGCTGACGCTGACGCCTC CGGCGGCAGCGGCGGCATGATGACGCGCAGCGCCTTCCAGGAGGGCGGCTCGTCGCCCGCCGCCTCGCCCGCGCGCCTCGCCACGCGCGTCTACGCCTCCGTCGCCGACATGAAGCGCGCGCGCGCCAAG ATGTGGAGCAAGTCGGCGAGCAACAGCACGGGCGAGGGCGCGGCGGAGGGCGgcgggggcgcgggcgggggCGCGAgcgggggcgcgggcgggggCGCGCTGCGGCGCGAGTTCCACTCCACGCCCGACCTGGCGGCCGCGctcgccgccgcgcccgcgcgcaCGCGCTCCAGCCTCGACCTGCACCACG AGGGCGCAgtcccgccgccgccgccgcccgcggGCCCGGCGCCGCAGCCGCAGAGCGCCGGCGCGGTCACGTCCACGTTCCGGCCGGCCGCGCCCGCCAAGCTGTACGCCGCGCCGCAGGACCTCGCGCCCGTCGCCTACCGACACCCGGAG AGCGTGCGCGGGCGCGGGTGGTCGCGCACGCTGTCGGCGGACAGCTCGCACCAGTACGCGCAGCCTATCGCCATACACAAGACATTTGCGAGACAg AATTCGACACCTGCGCCTCCTATCCCGGAGCCAGACTACAGCATGTCGGAGTCGGATGAAGatgaacataaaaacaaaatcgaaCTAACTGCCGTCGCGGAAACTAGCGCCAACAGCAACACTAG CGGCAGCAGCTCGAGCTCCGGCACGATGCAGCACTCGTTCTCGGTGGACGAGATCCAGAAGATCCGCACGCGGCTCAAGTCGTCCAAGTCGTGCGGCGACGAGCTCGGCGGCGAGCGGGACGACGGCGACAACTCGTCGTCCGGCGTGTCGTCCGACCAGGAGGCGCAGGCGCGGCCCGCGCGCCGCGACAAGGTGTCCTTCTGCAGCTCCGTCACCGTGAAGTCGTCCAACGACGTGATCAGCACCGAGCCCGTGCACAGCTCGTCCGAGAGCCTGGCGCCGCCGCCCATGCAGCGCCACAACTCGCTCACGCGCAAGCGCGCCGCGGCCGCCGTGCTGCGCGGCGCCGCGCGCGGCCGCTCCGCCGCCGAGCGCCTGGGCGTGGACGTGGCGCGCGCGCCcggccgccgccgcgccgccgtgTCGCTGGCCGACCTGCCGCCGCCGCCCGAGgagcccgcgcccgcgcccgcctcCGCctccgcgcccgccgccgcgcccgaCGCCGCGCTGCCGCTGCTGGCGCCGCCGCCGCAGTTCAGCGACCGCGTGCGCGTCGTCGCCGCGCTGCCCAAGCTGGCGCCGCTCTCCCCCCTCGCGCCCGTCTCCCCCCTCTCGCGCCCCGCCCCGCTCTAA